The Candidatus Methylomirabilota bacterium genome includes a region encoding these proteins:
- a CDS encoding VOC family protein, which yields MARVTGLGHVGIYVRDLERMVAFYRDVLGMRVTKQNWRAGVVFLSADPEAVDHEIALMRGRPSADDPHLIQQISMRVATLDDLRAFHRRLVAEGYRIDAVVNHASAIGCYFFDPEGNRTEVFWVTGRPSWVPVANPIDIEQPDDAILGEVDRLWQKVRHVPVGGVMDDAPETLEIATRD from the coding sequence ATGGCACGGGTGACGGGACTCGGACACGTCGGGATCTACGTGCGCGACCTCGAGCGGATGGTCGCCTTCTACCGGGACGTCCTGGGCATGCGGGTCACCAAGCAGAACTGGCGCGCCGGTGTGGTTTTCCTGAGCGCGGACCCGGAGGCCGTGGACCACGAGATCGCGCTCATGCGGGGACGACCCTCCGCGGACGATCCCCACCTGATCCAGCAGATCTCGATGCGGGTCGCCACGCTCGACGATCTCCGCGCCTTCCACCGGCGCCTGGTCGCCGAGGGCTACCGGATCGACGCCGTCGTCAACCACGCCAGCGCCATCGGCTGCTATTTCTTCGATCCCGAGGGCAACCGCACCGAAGTGTTCTGGGTGACGGGCCGGCCGAGCTGGGTGCCCGTCGCGAACCCGATCGACATCGAGCAACCCGACGACGCGATTCTCGGCGAGGTGGATCGACTCTGGCAGAAGGTCCGGCACGTGCCCGTCGGCGGTGTGATGGACGACGCACCGGAAACGCTCGAAATCGCGACGCGGGACTGA
- a CDS encoding ABC transporter substrate-binding protein, which translates to MALKLTRRRFLIGTGAVAAMPAPAFAQQKPVKIGLLTVKTGPLAAGGIQMEQGTTRFLKDRNYTLAGRKVELVVADTGGNPAGTKTKTQELVERDGVDMIFGPLAAFELLAITDYAAAAKMPILSLAAAEDMTQRRPNPYFVRASGTSAQYLHPLADYAAKELKYKRIITLADDFAFGHEQMGGFQRVFEDAGGRIVKKLWPPLTTPDYTPYIAQISGAEAVMQGFAGSNPLKFMKQYRDAGLKLPVLAGAPAGDDALLKSFGDEAVGMISSNFYTNDLDTPSNKRLIDGMVRDYGNVPGTYSAGLYINGMVAEAALEKTGGKTDDREAFVQALRSVSLIDTPRGPFTFDHFGNVVGNFYIRRCEKKGDKLVNTTIKTYTRVSQFWTYDEKWFLSQPVYSRDYPPLRS; encoded by the coding sequence ATGGCGCTGAAACTCACTCGTCGTCGGTTCCTGATCGGCACGGGAGCGGTGGCCGCGATGCCGGCGCCCGCGTTTGCGCAGCAGAAGCCGGTCAAGATCGGCCTCCTCACCGTGAAGACCGGGCCGCTCGCAGCGGGCGGCATCCAGATGGAGCAAGGCACCACCCGCTTCCTCAAGGATCGGAACTACACGCTCGCCGGCCGCAAGGTCGAGCTCGTCGTCGCCGACACCGGCGGCAATCCCGCGGGCACCAAGACGAAGACGCAAGAGCTCGTCGAGCGCGACGGGGTCGACATGATCTTCGGTCCGCTCGCCGCGTTCGAGCTGCTCGCGATCACCGACTATGCCGCGGCCGCGAAGATGCCGATCCTCTCACTCGCCGCGGCGGAGGACATGACGCAGCGCCGGCCCAACCCCTATTTCGTCCGGGCCTCCGGCACTTCGGCGCAGTACCTGCACCCCCTGGCCGACTACGCGGCGAAGGAGCTGAAGTACAAGCGCATCATCACGCTCGCCGACGACTTCGCGTTCGGTCACGAGCAGATGGGTGGCTTCCAGCGCGTGTTCGAGGACGCGGGCGGCCGGATCGTGAAGAAGCTGTGGCCGCCGCTCACGACCCCGGACTACACGCCGTACATCGCGCAGATCAGCGGCGCCGAGGCCGTCATGCAGGGATTCGCGGGATCGAATCCGTTGAAGTTCATGAAGCAGTACCGCGATGCGGGACTCAAGCTCCCGGTCCTCGCCGGCGCGCCGGCCGGCGACGATGCGCTCCTGAAGTCGTTCGGCGACGAGGCGGTCGGAATGATCTCGTCGAACTTCTATACGAACGACCTCGACACTCCGAGCAACAAGCGGCTCATCGACGGGATGGTGCGTGACTACGGCAACGTCCCGGGCACCTACTCCGCCGGTCTCTACATCAACGGGATGGTCGCGGAAGCGGCGCTCGAGAAGACGGGCGGCAAGACCGACGACCGGGAAGCGTTCGTCCAGGCGCTGCGCTCGGTGTCCCTCATCGACACGCCACGCGGACCGTTCACGTTCGACCACTTCGGCAACGTCGTCGGCAACTTCTATATCCGGCGCTGCGAGAAGAAGGGCGACAAGCTGGTCAACACCACGATCAAGACGTATACGAGGGTCAGTCAGTTCTGGACGTACGACGAAAAGTGGTTCCTCTCGCAACCGGTGTATTCGCGCGACTATCCGCCGCTTCGCTCGTGA
- a CDS encoding branched-chain amino acid ABC transporter permease, whose product MSLWLVLAVNSVTLGGLLFLLSAGFSLIFGLMKIPNLTHGSFFMLGAYLATTLIAHGFDFWTAAVVGGLGVAAFGGIVERFILRRLPGAELAQVLVTLGLSFMIADVCLMVWTGDPIRIDTPPALRGATAFAGLAFPTYRLAISGIAVIFAAVLWALLDRTRLGAMIRAGVDDPAMARVVGIRVSRLFTIVFCLGAWLAGFAGVIGGPILSVYPGLDQEMLPLALVVVILGGSGSLLGSFVGSFVVGFLYNFGQAMFPELAYVVLFLPMLIVLVVRPQGLFGRQAI is encoded by the coding sequence ATGAGCCTGTGGCTGGTGCTCGCCGTCAACAGCGTCACGCTCGGCGGCCTCCTCTTTCTCCTGTCCGCCGGCTTCTCGCTGATCTTCGGGTTGATGAAGATCCCGAATCTGACCCACGGCTCGTTCTTCATGCTCGGCGCGTATCTCGCGACGACCCTGATCGCGCACGGCTTCGATTTCTGGACGGCGGCGGTCGTCGGCGGGCTCGGCGTGGCCGCGTTCGGCGGCATCGTCGAGCGGTTCATCCTGCGCCGGCTGCCGGGCGCCGAGCTCGCGCAGGTGCTGGTGACCCTGGGCCTCTCGTTCATGATCGCGGACGTCTGTCTGATGGTGTGGACCGGCGATCCGATCCGGATCGACACGCCACCCGCGCTGCGCGGGGCGACGGCCTTCGCCGGCCTCGCGTTTCCGACGTATCGCCTCGCCATCAGCGGGATCGCCGTGATCTTCGCCGCCGTGCTCTGGGCGCTGCTCGATCGTACGCGCCTCGGGGCGATGATCCGCGCCGGCGTCGACGATCCCGCGATGGCGCGCGTCGTCGGCATCCGGGTCTCTCGCCTCTTCACGATCGTCTTCTGCCTCGGCGCGTGGCTCGCGGGATTCGCCGGCGTCATCGGCGGGCCGATCCTCTCCGTCTATCCCGGCCTCGATCAGGAGATGCTGCCGCTCGCGCTCGTCGTCGTGATCCTCGGCGGCAGCGGCTCGCTGCTCGGCTCGTTCGTCGGCAGCTTCGTCGTCGGCTTCCTCTACAACTTCGGCCAGGCGATGTTTCCGGAGCTCGCCTACGTCGTGCTCTTCCTGCCGATGCTCATCGTCCTGGTGGTGCGGCCGCAGGGACTCTTCGGGCGGCAGGCGATATGA